The DNA window ACAGTCACAAACACTTGCCTCTTTTACTTTCATATACTTTACTGCAATGTGTCAATTCTTGCCAAATTCTCTCTAGCAGTAAAACATAGAACATGCTCGCAGGTGCTCACAGGAGAGTAGTTGACGTAGCCATCACATTGGTCATTTTTAACAATTCAGCTGTTTACCTTAATGTACTATGTGGGTTTGGATGATATGATAAATACATTGGCTATTGTTGATAGGCTTAATATATGGCTGATGGACTTTCTTTTTGGCAGGTttaaatccacacatgcaaagaaatcaaaccatagatgtccataaattaagttatgtataataatgttatatgacacagggaaaaagtatttgaacacacttactgaaattcatttaatactttGTACAAAAGCCTGTGTTGGTAATGACTGCTTCAAAACGCCTCTTGTATGGAGAAACgagttgcatgcattgctgaagtgtgattttggcccaTTCTTCCACACAGTCTTCAAATCTTGAAGGTTCTGGGGGCCTCTTCTATGAACTTTgatctttagttctttccatagattttcaattggattcaggtgtcaggtgattggctgggccattctagcagctttattttcttgctCTGAAAACAATTgagagtttccttggctgtatgtttgggatcattgtcttgctgaaatgtccaccctcgtttcatcttcatcatcctggtagatggcagcagattttttATCAAGAACGactctgtacatttttccattcatccatccttcaattatatgaagtttgccagtaccgtatgctgaaaaacagcccctCACCATAATGTTTCTACCTCCAAACTTGTAACTGttggtgtggtgttttgggggtgatgtgcagtgccatttctcctccaaacatgatgtgtattatggcatccaaagagttaaattttggtctcatctgaacATATTCTCCCAGTGTGTCACAagcttgtccaaatgttgtgcaaAACTAAATTagcttcaacatgctttttcttcagtaacgGAGCCTTGCGTGGTGAGCGTGCATACAGGCCATGACAGTTGAGTGCATTACTTATcgttttcttttaaacaattgtacctgctaattccaggtccttctgaagctgtccacaagtgctccttggctcttgaacaactcttctgataaatcttttcattcctctgtcagaaatcttgcgagtgctcactggaacattcagaagtttggaaatccttctgtaaccaatgccatcagtatgttCTGTAACAATAAGGTTGCGAAGGTCTTGGGagagctctttgcttttacccatcatgagatgtttcttctgcgacaccttggtaatgagacacctttttataggctatcagttgggactgaaccagatgatattaatttgcactgacaaggggcaggattgctttctaattactgaatgtcttggctttccatgcctttttgcacctccccttcttcatgtgttcaatattttttccctgtgtcatttaacattataacacataacttaatttatggacatctatggtttgatttctttgcatgtgtggatttcatgagttgttaacaacatctggtgaaaatttaatttcaatagcacctttagaaatatatttactgagaaaaatggggACGTGTTCAGTACTTACTGCTGTATGTTCCATTTATAGGCATTGTAATCCTATGGGATACTGCTGTTTTCTAGACACAACACTACTCCTGCGCCTTCTCTTTAGTTTGTCAGATCTGACCGTGTAGTCACCTGCTGTCTTATCTCACTTCTAATATTCAAGTATCAGCAAATCTCATCATGTAGTGTCAATCACACAGCTTTTTCTCAAGTACCTTCTCAAGATGAATCACTTCAGATTGTATTAAAAAAGGTGCCATCTCATCAACTAATCTCTTTACAGTCACAACTAATTAAATGTCATGATTAAGCAGTCCATCGTCAATTAAAAGAATATTCATCTTTATTTCACTATGGTTTGCATTAACGTTCTAACTTGTGTTATATTTGAGTACATTGTCATCTAATCAGTGCTGATGTTGACATGTTTTCGTCAGCTTTTCTTACCTCTCTGAGCAGGGTGAGGGAGCGGCTGGTGATGGGTGCTGGGCTCGTGGAGGCCGACAGGATGGGAGGAtggggagaagaggaggaggatgaagtgaGGATGGGAGGTGATGCTGAGCAGGACAGGGTTGGTGGATGAGGGGAGGAGGCTGCGAGCACAGgaggggaggatgaggaggaggaagaggagaggacaggtGGATGAGGAGAGGAGTGTAGAGGTTTCCCATCCTGCTCCCGATGAGAAGCCCCGTTCAGCAGCGCTCCTGGCCGGTCTACTCTGTCCTCTGTGTTCTTTGAAGCCATGGTGAGTAAAGCCTTCTCCATGTTGTCCCTCAGTCCCCTGCGCTCTGAAAACCAGCAGTCCACCTCCGTCTTGGACAGCCTGGTCTCCTGGGCCAGCTGGTCTGCAGCACAACAGAGATCAGTGGATCAGATGAGCTGTGCTACCCTGAAGTGGAAGGTTTTTTGGAAACCTGGGAAACCTTCAGTCTTTCTCCAGGGGACTTAAAAATGGgctcattaaaaacatttctgctaTTCCTGTCAAGCAGGAATCCACCAGAGACGGGCCTGCCGTTACTTTGGGGTGAAAGAAAATTAAGTCACATGCTGTGAACTAGTATAAATAGAAGAAAATACTATTGGACTTCTTTAAGTAATTTTACAGAGTGAGAATATTGAACTTGACAAGAACCCACTGCTAATTTGATCAGCTGATTCTCACCCAGTATCCTACTGCAGTCACAAAGTTTTTAATAACTAATTTAGAAGTTCTGTTATATTTTTTCTCAGAACTTCACAACATAAACTGAGCCTAAAAATAGATATGGCTGGCAAACTGATTTTGTGCATCATTAGCTACAAACCTGCAGGAGGGCCATCTTGTGTTTCTGTAGGCAAATATAATGTGCTCACATCAAGCATCGGAATTTAGGACTAGGGCTGGGACCACCAGGAAATATGTAagtaaaatgacatttgtttgaATATACAGATAAGCATCCAGTAAATGGCAGTGGTTTGACACATTTAGTAATTCTGTAACTCAAAGGTTTAAGTCATTTTGACTAAttagaaaaactttattgatctttGAGGTTGCTCTATTACTTCCCTCTGGTACAAATTATAACCACAGAATGGGATGTAGATTTTTATACTAATCCGTATATTACAAATGATTTAAtgttgtggtttttttttttacttatctaTTGTTACCTCAAAATTGCCACAGCCCTTGATATCACTTTTCTTTAAAGATAAATACTCTGTTTTTAATACCAATTTGATAATGATATGGTTTatccacaaaaaagtttttacctTGTTAAagattcttaaaattacatctactccttctgCCTCATTGGAAAATCCAGAATCAAGGGGAACTTTAATGCCACTTTCTTGCCACTCTTATGTTATATCCTACGAACCAAAATAAGAATGAGCTAACACCAAATCGTGACTTGAGTTATGTGATGAAGTTAATTTGCTTGTGAGAGGGTTGGTAGAAGGCTTTACCTAGATCTGCCTCTGTTGGAGAGCTGCTTCTCTGGAAACTCTCCTCCAGCGCCTTCAGCTGCTCTGATGATTTCCCCTTCACCCTCTCCAGCAGGGGAAACTGGCTGGGAACCGCTTTCTTTACAGGACCATCTTTGGGTGCTGGTGTCACCTCTGCTTTCACCAGCACTGGAGGTGGAGGCACACCTtcaagagagacacacacagagacagagagagagagagagacagagacagagagagagagagagagagagagagagagactgacttaAGGACCAAAATatgtcatatattttttttcaagacATCATGGGTAATTGATATTAGTGCTTACAAATCATTATTGATTACTGACTATGATTTTAGCAATTAAAACCCACCTCTGAGAACCAAAATAAGCTTgtttaaaacatacacaaagacatATGATTAATCAGTCACggtgttttatcattttagaTGTGTGGCACTGAACACACCACATACCTTTCAGATTAAGGAGCCTCTGTTCACTGAACCACTTCTTTATCTCTCCTCTGGACAGGCCGGTGGTCTCTATCAGCCTGTAGATCtatcaacacaaaatgaaacaataagtGTGGGTGTTTATCCGTGACAGTAGTGTGTTTATAATTTAGTGTCACTggcttatttttatttatttatttatttttttaaagtaaaagcagCTACAAAAATCTCAATGCTAAAAATCCctcaaatttgtttttgactttATAAGGCATGGCACAAAAAGAAACGTCATTTCACTCACTTATTCTTACCTCATCTTCCTCAGGGAAAGGACACTGTGTGTAGCTGGACCTCAGTACTGATAGCTGCTCAGCTGTTTTATTGGGGTCAACTGTGAAACTCAGCAATTTGGGTGATACCATCTTGGATGTGACCATGGGCGCCGAGATGGTTTGAATGATGGAGGGTCGTTTACTTTCTGTGGCAATCACAGGAGAGGCCAGGGGTCGTTTGAGCGACTGTGCCACCtgtggtgaacatggtggaaAGTTTGACTGCCTCAAATCATATATGTCTGTCAAGTTAAATCAAGCATGTCACATGTACatccatatttttcttattttcatgaATTGAACTGATGCAGTTGATGCAAAACTGTTAAATTCATAGTTTTACATCAACATTCACATCAGGAGAGGTGAGATGTGTTCAGACTCTTTACCAGTTTAGATTATACTACATGGGGCTGGGATTTAGACTAACAACCTTCTTGACACAAGTCCACCTCTCTGCCCTTGCGAATGCTGTGGCCCACAGTTGAATAAATACTTAACTTGGTTGTGTTCCTGTGTCTGTACAAGTTCTGCCCCATGTTTTGTACCTGGTTAGCCACGGTGAGTGCGAGCGGTGCACAAGTGACAGTGGAGCCGTTAGCTACAGGAGTCAGCACCAGGCTGGTCTGTCCCAGGAGCTGACAGGGGAGGGACTGCAGGACAGAGGCTGCCGGCTGCATGTGTTTGGAGGCTGAAGTGGGGACAGGCGGGTGGGTGGATGACTGGGAGTTGATCTGAGGTGCTACCACGGTGAAGGTCTGAGGCACAGAGGAGATTGTGCCATTGAACATTTTCTTCCTGGCTTCTTCCACCTGTCATAGAAGGAAAGGTACTTGTTATActtgtatgttttaaaaacaaacaaaaaaaaaaaccctgaaagcCTTATGTCTCTTAGCTGTATATATGACTGCCAAAGTTGTGGATAAAATTATACTATTATCGTCGTCATTATTAATTAGAGTACCAACAGTATTAAACGCCTCTTCTTCCCAACATCTTGACTATTTTCAAATTATACCAGATAATCAAAAGGCTGGTGAAATTACATATTCCAAAATGGACAATGcaatataatgttttaattaactttgttgtttattaccaaaaacattcatttaatattaattttgcaGGCCTTTGAGAATGCTGGTTGTTTGTTAGTTAATGTACTAAAATGAACAGTGAAAATTATGTATAATTTAACAACAAGGATCAGTAATCAAGCAAAACCTGATCAGTGGTTATTACAATAGACAATTAGCGTACTTGGAGCTATAATTTGCTTTAGAGTGCATAGCCAACTTAATATGTAGCCCAGGCTAATTATTCTCAGTATTTGGAATCTGAATGCAGGTTCATTAAGAGTATTCCAAACAAAAAGGTGTTAGAAATACAGTTTCTAtcaccattattatttttagtccTTGGGAAACCAGCTGATGCCTTATTTGAGCTTTGAAAGACCTGGGAAAATGCACTAAACCACACTTGAGGGAAGAGAATTGAAAGAGTGcctaaaatgttattattactataatcCCTACCTCCTCAGGGGACCAGCTAATTCCCTGTTTGAGCCTTTGTGTGGTGAACCAGACTTTGATTTGCTCCTCTGGATGTTTTGAGGCTGCGGTGAGCCAGGAGAGCTCAGCCTGTGTTGGATAGGGGAACTTGTTGAAGGAAGAGATGAGTGTCAGGTTGTCGTCCAGCGTAGGgttgtatttggttgtgttgagGGGCACTGCGATCTTCGGCACCTGAAATAATACAGCCATGGCGACTGAATGACTTTTTTGTTCTTGTGTTCACAAAAAAGCATAAAATTTAGCATGGTGGATATTAAGAACAGaaatggtaacactttattttatgggtctgtAATTTCCTGATAATGTCCTAGGGAAATCCTGaaaagaactatgtaatttggtaccaATTATGGGGAAAATTAAAATTTCCTTGGAGGGGAGAAGCGAGAGACTCaatttaaacccaagtaaatattaattcataattaatGTATTATTGTTAACTTTATCTTCCATATATGTTAAATTGTATGCTTgtagacaaatttcacattttttcatgtttagctgacctgctgtgcactgactaagACTCTCTAGGTTACACTAGCAATTAATTGGAAATAATTAACTGAAGTACACCAATTTTTAAAATTAGCTCTAAATTGCATcattctttccaggaaacttcctaGGAAATGATTAGGAAATTacagacccataaaataaagtattactagcaaaacattaaaatgttaatttgacaAATTGCCAACTTCTCTCCTTTTAAAAGCTGACTCTaccttggctctgtccaaatgtaaaaaactaacaaaaaacaaaaaccctactaccacctctaaagctcactaattaacatgtttttaaatctgtacaaaaattgAATGGATAACATGTCacaagtatatttcccaaaatgtcaaacaattcctttaagtGTACAGGAATAGTACATAAAAGATAATTAGTATCCTTCCTCCACTGTGTGTCCTACCTGGGTATAGTTTAGAGGCCGCTGTAGGGAAGGCATGATGTGAGAAAGGCCGTCTGCTTTGAGTAGAGTCGACTCAGGGATGATAACTGTCCCATTCACGTTGACCGCTGTGATTGGTTTCTTGGCCATATCGGATGTCAGTTTACACAACTGGGATTCTGTCCGTTTATTATCCAACgacattattttttgtttaccGATCTTGACTGTGGTGGGTTTGCCAAGTGGCAGTGTGCCTAGTTCGTCCCCTTTACCAGAAATGACACTGGAAGTGTTGTAAATGACTGCATTATTACTGCAGCCCTCTATTGTCTGTTCTAAGATTGTCTGATTGTTCATTTTGATGCGTTTGAATTTAAAGTTGCTCTCCCCTGGGTGACACCTCTCGTTGTGTTCCGTCAGGGTGTCGAACTTCTTTGTGTTGAAGTTACAGACAGCACACAGGTACAGGGGGTTGAGAATGACGTTAGGGTGGTTGGCGTCGACATGTTCTTTGAAAGTGTTGAGGTTCTGTGTGGAGAAGGGGCAGTATTTACACTCATAGCCCCCCTGCTGCCTACGCTGAGGCTTGGAAAGGTCCGGTGGCTCGGTTGTTGGTTTGTCTGGAGCTGACGGAGGGTCCGAGGCCTTACCCATCAGGTCTAATTCCACAGAAGGCTCTGCCTCTGTTGAGAGATCCGTTTCCATAGGTCCCTCTTCAGTATGGTTCTCTATTTTTGTCTGATAGAGGAAGAAGGCAGTTTTCAGATGAAAAGGACACGACTAGAAATGGCATTTTTAACCCTgtacacatcaaacacacatcaaTCTTAATTGTGTTTGCATCATCTCATATTTATGAATTGAATCCTTCTGAAATCACTACATATCCactgaaatatacagaaaaacaagaaaatgtatcCAAGACAAGAAAAGGATTAGGatgaattaaaatgacaaattaaagtgCAGTATAATACACAAACCTATTTTAAATCTCAACAACGAATTGTTCCAACATTAATTCATGAATTTAATTCATAGGGTTTTAGTTCTGTCGTAGATATAACGGGGTGtgcatttgtaaaataaaactataaacacaAGCTATAGAATAATTCAAATCCTCACAAGGAAGTAcgaattatttatttacttcgTTAAACCTATTAAAGAAAAGCCAGATGCTCTTGCCAGACATATTGAAAGTGTACCTCCATGTCGTGTGATTCTTCTGCCTCATCATCCAGCTCCACCATGGTCTGCTCTGGTCGGATCATACAGGGAGTGGAGGCCTTCCGTCGACTGGACATGATGATGGTAGGTCCTGGGTTTGTCTGGGTGGACAGCTGTCCTCACTTGGTGCCTGTGCTTGGCCAGTGATGATATAAAGGAGACTGAGGTGCCCAGGATGCAGGACTACTCTCACAGAGTGGTGGGTGGACAGAAGATATAAGGTACAGAAGAATAACCAGGAGGACTGGCTTGTACTAGGACCCAAATACAGGCCTCTCTTTTATATTAAGAGAGGCAGCGAGCACAGGACAGTTTCTGGGATGGGAGTGAGCAGCCAACAAGTCTGAAGAACAGTCTTCGCTTGGGGTAAGATTAGTggctggagagagaggagggcagTGAAAGGTGAAGGTCTGGTAGAGATGGGACTGTTGTGGTGTAGTGCAGGCCGGGCTCGCTGAGGGTGTCAGCTCCAGTGCTGTCCCTCCCGGAACTGCATGACAGGATGCTACCTGGAtggaaaaaagaagacaagagCCAGAGTAGAAATactgattattttaaacattcaaaatacattttcattttggcctacttttgtttaaaaaccctTATTTTACCCTTGTCTCATCTAGATTGACATGGTTACTCAATACAAGTCATGGAAACGAAGATAGAGCAAATAGTTTGTATAATGTATGCTAGGACTGTACAAAAATCACTATAAGAGCTTTGATGCCTAATCAGTTTCACCACATAAATCCATTTTATGGGgagaaattgattaaaaaaatgtttgagacAACTAAGACATTGGATCATACACAAGGGAGAATgaacaaaaattaaacatgGGCAAGGAAAAACCATAGATAACCTTTTCAAGGGCACCAAACAGGTTGGTTTGAGCATGTCAAGAAATGCAACATGCTGGGTTATTTAAGCTCAGCGGTGTCCCATGTGGATCTGCAGCAAGCCACCACCCAAAAGAGGTAGAGTCAACAGTCAGCCAGAGAGCAAAAAATGGCTTAAAATGAAAGAGGTCAAAGGAAGCTGACAAACAAACTCCTCAGTGGGCTGAGGAGCAAAATCACTAGACACTGGAGGTCTGAAAAAGCCTTGCCCTGCTTAATGAGTATTTATTGTTTCATGCTGATGGAggggaacaacaacaacaacaacaacaaaaacaaaacaaaacactgaggtGATTCAAAAACCTCACAGCTTGACCTGCAAATCTGGGAGCAAAAAGGGGTAAAAGGCAGCATTATCAATGATCCCGTGTTATTATGATATGTGTATATGACAtaatttcaaatgaatgaaaaaaacctCAAGGACGAAGTGACAAGCAGATGCGATGGAGAAGAGACATTACACAAGTTACTCATTATTAACTGTATAGGTGAtcttttaagcaaaaatgccaataaTTCACTGATTcctgcttctgaaatgtgaatatttgcatgTTTCTATAGTGTTCTATGATAATAAAttgagtatctttgggttttggattatggtcagacaaaacaatttgggctctcactattttctgatattttgcaGACTAAATGAGTAATTGtcaaaataatcatcagattaatcaataataaaaataataattagttgcagcggCTGTTGTATGTTCTGTGTTATTTCTGCTTCATTTATATTATCTACCTTGAGTATGTATATTAATGTCTCCAACGTTTTTTTATCCATCTCATGTAGTGATGGAAAAACAACTATTCATATATTTTGGATAAATTAGGCTTAACTATTCACTGATCAGTAAGTACGttgctaaaataaataatgcaacatTAGTATCAGTCAACATACACTGGTAATTCCATTTTTTCtaatacatttctaaaaacaAGCGGTTGCACAATCAAGACAACAACATGAGCAACAATCTTTTGCCATATGAACTTTGACCACCAACACACATCTGATATAATTACAGATTGCCAGTTTTACTTGGCTGACTGCAAGAGTTCAGGTGGAAGCTGTATTTTGCAGCTTCactttgactgaaaatgaaaacaactttttttcccctgttatGAGTTTTACAGAAGAACTCTTCTAGTGTCTATTTATGCAAAGTGAAAACTTTTCTCATCGCAGTTTGGTAACAGTGGTTTGATAACATAGCTGTTATGCAAATATATGCAGTTGACAGGTCTGCGGCTGTCAGTACGACAAGTCGTCCTGAGAAATATTGACTAATCATAAATCAGATCATGCTGCGGAGTGTGAATAGAGTGAGAAACCAGAGACAAAGCAGCTTCAGAGACATATCTTAATAAGCCAAAAGCAGCTTTATTTGGGTTATGTAAAATGACACCTCATCAAGAAAAAGCAGTTACGAAAAGCTGAGGGAGAGTGAGCAGGGGAAACTTTCCTAGGGTAATATTataatgagaggagagagaaaagcttATCTGACTGAAAAAGTCTATTGATATTCTGGAGGCCTCACGCTGAAGCTTCATACTCATATCCACatgagtaaaaatcaaatgaGTCGATGCAGCAGTGGTGCTCTTCTATCAGGACATAATGAGGTTCCATAAAACCGAGTCAGCACAGAGGACCAGGGAAAGTCCTCTTCCAAATTAAAATCTCCTGCATACAACACTCCTCAAATATGTGAATGCTTATGAGTAAATATTGACAGAAGGGATAGGTTTAATGCCACCAAACAAAGATCCTGTTTATGTACGATCATATTTCAGCCTGGAAAAGGGTGGGGCAACAGTAAATATGTGAAAAGTAAGACTTTAGGGTCTTCTGTCAGCACAGCAGGTTAGGACTGTACTTTGTAATCTCACCAAAGTGTCACATACTTAATTTGGGCCTCTCCAACAGCTACGCATTAATCAAATGGCACTGCACCCTTCCAGGCCCGAAGGCTTTCATTCGCTAGTCGACTCATTGTCCCGAGATATCTCAACTCCTCAAACAACCCACTGAGGCATTATTAGAATGCAGACTCATTACCATGGTGTCGCTATAGCAACCATGGACGTAGAGCTGTAGTCAAGTAGCTGCTACATCCGTGTCACTGACAGAGACTGTATATACAAGGATGACCCGACTGCATGTGGGActgtgtttggtgtttttagagaaaaaaaacacgaaaaaaaaaacgaaaaaaaaagaagaaatcctTAGGAAAACCGAAGTCTTGCAGAAATAACTGACAGGCCACGTGTCTTGAAAGCCTGGAAAATCCCATTCCTGCAGGATGCAGAGTGGTGTGGTGCATTTGTGAGGTTTCTTCGACTTCACTCACTGAAAGTCGATGGGGAAGGTTAAGGAACAGTCACACGGAGAAGAAAAGACTAACTAGTCACGAACAGCACATAGAAAATATTTCTCAGGTAGCAAAAAAGCTTAGAAGCTTCCTGATTATCCTACTAACCCTGTTTTGGGTACTGTATAGATTAAGATATAGACTTCTGAGAGCACACATGGTGTAAACACTGCAGTGTACATACTCATTCTTCCACGCAGTATCACTCTGTCGCAAAAAGTCTGCCCAAAATCCAGCAATGTAGCCAGCATCTGGTAAGAAGGAGCTGGAGATGCATCTGTCAGCTGCATCTGAAGTGCCACTTTATACGACCTGCTGAACCTCTGGAGCCTCACTGCCGACACAGCCTGAACACTTTCTGGACGTGCCGATGGCCGACAGTGGCTGGAGGAGCATCTGACTGAACAGAACGGAAGGGAGAAAGCACCAAGCTGTAGCTGGACTGTGTTACCTCCTACTGGTGTGTTGAACCCACACgagcagagggggagaggaTGAGCAGTTCCACTTATGCAACATCTATATTAgtaagctgtaaacacaactgcTATATAGCTTAACAATGTCGGTGTTGTCAACTGGTTGCACATAAAAGCTGCCAGTGGCTCCTTAAACATTTGCTACAAGTCACTGGATGACATCAGACGCTGCATATTAAAGAAGTGCCTACTGACTCATTTATAGAAAAGTGTTCACAACATGACAGTTTTTTGAGCAGAGGTTGACTCAGAGAAAGGAACATTATCTTacacaatatatacacaaacagcTCTACAGTTTGAGATGTTGCAGTCGAGTAAAACTTGTGTGCGCTGACTATctcaaacaaagagaaaagccTGTGTAAAGAGTGCTGAACACTGAG is part of the Siniperca chuatsi isolate FFG_IHB_CAS linkage group LG9, ASM2008510v1, whole genome shotgun sequence genome and encodes:
- the zhx2a gene encoding zinc fingers and homeoboxes protein 2a isoform X2, giving the protein MSSRRKASTPCMIRPEQTMVELDDEAEESHDMETKIENHTEEGPMETDLSTEAEPSVELDLMGKASDPPSAPDKPTTEPPDLSKPQRRQQGGYECKYCPFSTQNLNTFKEHVDANHPNVILNPLYLCAVCNFNTKKFDTLTEHNERCHPGESNFKFKRIKMNNQTILEQTIEGCSNNAVIYNTSSVISGKGDELGTLPLGKPTTVKIGKQKIMSLDNKRTESQLCKLTSDMAKKPITAVNVNGTVIIPESTLLKADGLSHIMPSLQRPLNYTQVPKIAVPLNTTKYNPTLDDNLTLISSFNKFPYPTQAELSWLTAASKHPEEQIKVWFTTQRLKQGISWSPEEVEEARKKMFNGTISSVPQTFTVVAPQINSQSSTHPPVPTSASKHMQPAASVLQSLPCQLLGQTSLVLTPVANGSTVTCAPLALTVANQVAQSLKRPLASPVIATESKRPSIIQTISAPMVTSKMVSPKLLSFTVDPNKTAEQLSVLRSSYTQCPFPEEDEIYRLIETTGLSRGEIKKWFSEQRLLNLKGVPPPPVLVKAEVTPAPKDGPVKKAVPSQFPLLERVKGKSSEQLKALEESFQRSSSPTEADLDQLAQETRLSKTEVDCWFSERRGLRDNMEKALLTMASKNTEDRVDRPGALLNGASHREQDGKPLHSSPHPPVLSSSSSSSSPPVLAASSPHPPTLSCSASPPILTSSSSSSPHPPILSASTSPAPITSRSLTLLREMFCRTQWPSPEEYSQLEVQTSLGRTDIVRWFKDHRSALKNGETLDWMEGFQNQNLAEQKKAGQEQNGQSSEKKQCVSLEVKAVKVEEAGENTAVATEHSKLSDQDKVQWLTDRLAHSVTDLSRTRLDQTSSSTADKGRWVKVTVAVGEESEEGMERQRLATDTDVLTLEQPGRVTG
- the zhx2a gene encoding zinc fingers and homeoboxes protein 2a isoform X1, yielding MSSRRKASTPCMIRPEQTMVELDDEAEESHDMETKIENHTEEGPMETDLSTEAEPSVELDLMGKASDPPSAPDKPTTEPPDLSKPQRRQQGGYECKYCPFSTQNLNTFKEHVDANHPNVILNPLYLCAVCNFNTKKFDTLTEHNERCHPGESNFKFKRIKMNNQTILEQTIEGCSNNAVIYNTSSVISGKGDELGTLPLGKPTTVKIGKQKIMSLDNKRTESQLCKLTSDMAKKPITAVNVNGTVIIPESTLLKADGLSHIMPSLQRPLNYTQVPKIAVPLNTTKYNPTLDDNLTLISSFNKFPYPTQAELSWLTAASKHPEEQIKVWFTTQRLKQGISWSPEEVEEARKKMFNGTISSVPQTFTVVAPQINSQSSTHPPVPTSASKHMQPAASVLQSLPCQLLGQTSLVLTPVANGSTVTCAPLALTVANQVQNMGQNLYRHRNTTKVAQSLKRPLASPVIATESKRPSIIQTISAPMVTSKMVSPKLLSFTVDPNKTAEQLSVLRSSYTQCPFPEEDEIYRLIETTGLSRGEIKKWFSEQRLLNLKGVPPPPVLVKAEVTPAPKDGPVKKAVPSQFPLLERVKGKSSEQLKALEESFQRSSSPTEADLDQLAQETRLSKTEVDCWFSERRGLRDNMEKALLTMASKNTEDRVDRPGALLNGASHREQDGKPLHSSPHPPVLSSSSSSSSPPVLAASSPHPPTLSCSASPPILTSSSSSSPHPPILSASTSPAPITSRSLTLLREMFCRTQWPSPEEYSQLEVQTSLGRTDIVRWFKDHRSALKNGETLDWMEGFQNQNLAEQKKAGQEQNGQSSEKKQCVSLEVKAVKVEEAGENTAVATEHSKLSDQDKVQWLTDRLAHSVTDLSRTRLDQTSSSTADKGRWVKVTVAVGEESEEGMERQRLATDTDVLTLEQPGRVTG